The Triticum urartu cultivar G1812 chromosome 5, Tu2.1, whole genome shotgun sequence genome contains the following window.
GAAAAAGGCGACCACTACAAATCAGCCGGATGATTTCATATAGAAATCATCCGCCTAGTCAACCGTAGGAGTTCGATTCAGCAACACTGCGGCAGCAGCGAGCGCGTGACCAATTCAACGCAACGCTTCTGGAACATCGGCAAAACTCCACTGCACCACAGCGAGGCCACAACCATAGTTCCGACCCAGCACCGATGGCTTCTGGCGAAGCTCCATTGCAACTCCGGCAGAGCTCCAGTGCAGCACCGACGGCGTCCGGCGAAGCTCCAATGCAGCGCCGGCTGTGCTTCTGGCGGCCCGGCGTTGTTCCATTGCAACACCGTCCCAACAAGCTCGAAGCAACATCGCCGGAGTTGCAGCGCCCCCCGTAACATTGCCGGAGTTTGCAGCGCCCCCCGTTGGCCACTCTCCGCGGTCACCATCGCACGACGCTCCATTGCAGCTCAGGGAGCCACGCACGCTGCTTAAACCATAGCTCCGACGGCCATGGCGGGCGGTGGTCACGCGTCGAAGTTTCCCTCGATACATGGCAGCAGCAGTTGTCACAGCAGAGCATCACCGCCTGCAGCAGCAACGCTCTGTCGCCCCGGTGGTGAGAGAGAGCAGGAAGAGAAGGGAGCTCTGTGCAGAGAGTAGAGCAAATCACGGTCATGGAGTGGCAAACATGAAAGCGATAGAGAGAGGAGGGATCTGTAGGAGGGGATGCACTGGCATGAAGAAGAAGACCCGAGCGAGAAGAATGTATGGCTGTGGCTTACCCTGCGTGGGATAAGGCCGAGATGGGGAGCGGCACGCTGGGCCCAGCCAGGACGCGTGTCAATCGCTGGATGAGGCTTACGTCTCGTTGTAATCATCCGGTTTAAAACAATGGTTTTCCTAAGAAAAAGGTGCAAATTTCAGACCAAGTAGTACTGAATAGTATCGGAGTTCAATCTACAGGGGAGCCAGGCCACTCCAGGATGCCGCCCAGCTCAAGTCATGGGTCATGGGGTGGCGTGCGGATGGGTCATGGAGGCTGCCGACGTGCTGATGATGCAGTTCGTGTTGTCACCGCGGCGACGGAGAGCTCATGCAGGCCGAGGCCACCCACGCCATGTCCGGCCACTCGCCCTACTCATCCGCCACACACCGCAGGTGGGCGCCCGCATCGACCGCGGCggcttcttctgcctcctcttcAGCAGCGGCAGCCCCAACTCCACTTTCCTGCTCGAGGCCATCGGCAGGGGCAAGGCCGCCGTGCTGCTCTCCTTCGGCGGCTGTGACATGGCCATCGCCGCGCACACCCAGGACATCGAGGAGGctgaggaggaggtggtggtcgtcgttATTGTGGTGCAGGGTCCCGAGGAAGCCGTGGCCACGGTGGAGGTGGCGGCGGATGTCGTCGGCGAAAGGGAGCGGTTGTGGACATGAGAGGGGTTCTTTTATTTGTGGCAATTTTGCAACAACAAAAAAACCTTGGTCGGCGGCGTATTTAGGCGGATAAGACGACGTGGCAGTTAAGCTGCCAAGTGGGTGATTGCACACGTGCCACATTAATGAATACGTAGAGCAAAGCGTATAATGGAGCATATGTGACCCTAGAGCAAGTTTAGTGATTGTATTTCGGATATTTCTAACTACAGGGACTAAAGTGGCCACCTGCGCAAGTTATACGCCCTATAGTGAATTTTTCTCTTTATGATTATGCAAGAACAACCCTTAGTACTAGCGGCTATAACTGCGTGCTTAGAGTAACTCCAGCCGACGCCCTGCACGCCCCAGTCCAGTTTCCCGTCCGGCGACCCCAGTTCGCCTCCTTGCCGCCGTCTCCTTGCTGGCTGCCTCGCCCTAGCTACCACGCATCGTCaccacgcctcctcgccgcctgCCGCTACCGCTCGCCGCACGCCTGCCTCCTTCCCCGCTTGCCGCCCCGTGCCTGCCTCCCTCCCCGCTCGCTGCCTCCCGCCACCGCTCGCCGCCCTGCGCTCTGACGCCCACCGGCCTCCACGACCGGGCCGAGCGACCTGGCGGACCTCGTCTCGGGCGGGAGCTCCATCTCCTCGGGCTGGAggagcggcggcggtggcgcctGCGGCACTGCCAGCGTGGCCTCCAGCAGCGCCACGCCCTACTCCTGGATCGCACACACGATCTTGAGCTGCTTCTCGGCCAGCCCGGGCCCATGGTGAGGAAGTACTGCAGGAGGTGGACGACGTAGAGCTGCCTCGCATCGTGTCGCGCCTTGATGGATGCCACCTCGTCCTGCGCGTCCTGCACGTGCCGCAGCCACGCGCGCGGCTGCTCTGGCTCCGGCGCGCCGTCCAGCTACCTGAGCACGTCGGCCCGCGGCTGCAGCAGGGCCTTGACGGCGTTGTCGAGCTCCTTGACGCGCTTGTCCCCGTCAGCCAGCGGCTGCCACCACTTGCCGAAAAATAGCAGACGAGCGCGCCGCCGAGGGCGAGCATGACCACGGGCTGCATCTCCATCTCTGATCAGCAAAGGTCAACCGCAAGCGCGGTTCGGTTGATCTTCTCTGGCACGTGGCGAGTCGGCGAGCAGCGCGTCTCCAGCCCGTGCAGCTCGACGGACGCGGCGTGGTGGAGGCGCGTCTCCTTCCCCGTCGACGCTTGCGCTCCTCCGCTGGCTGGAGGTTATCGACGACGCCGCGGTCAAGATGCTCGACGAAATGTCGCTGCCTCCGTGGGAGCCCAACACTGCTCGTGGGGGAGCAACGAGTGGAAAATTTTGCCCCCTTAAGGCCAAAATTTTCGCCGGCAGCCCCCAAGCGGCGAAAAAATGCCTCCTGAGAGGCGCaatggctggagatgctcttagagcatctccagccgttcggcccccCAGGGTGCCGAAAAAGAGCCCCCTGGGGGCGAGCCAGCGCTAGATTAGCGCGTAGGGCGACCTAGCTCCCAGTCATCGGCCCACCGGTCGCCCCGGGTGCGGCGATGTTGTGTGTAAAATAGATGCAAACTCGGTGAAACTTCATTCAAATTTGTACATAAAACATGAAAATATGCAAACTACGACTGAACTATGCCTAAACTACGCCTAGCCGccaacgtccgccgccgccgctgaaggaaatatgccctagaggcaataataaagttgttatttatatttccttatatcatgataaatgtttattattcatgctagaattgtattaaccggaaacttagtacttgtgtgaatacatagacaaacaaagtgtcactagtatgcccctacttgactagctcgttgaatcaattatggttatgtttcctaaccatagacatgagttgtcatttgattaacgggatcacatcattagagaatgatgtgattgacttgacccatctgttagattagcacgatgatcatttagtttgttgctattgctttcttcatgacttatagatgttcctatgactatgagattatgcaactcccgaataccgtaggaacactttgtgtgctaccaaacgtcacaatgtaactgggtgattataaaggtgctctacaggtgtatccgatggtacttgttgagttggcatagatcaagattaggatttgtcactccgattgtcggagaggtatctctgggccctctcggtaatgctcatcactataagccttgcaagcaatgtgactaatgagttagttgcgggatgatgcattacgaaacgagtaaagagacttgccagtaatgagattgaactaggtatgatgataccgacgattgaatctcgggcaagtaacataccgatgacaaagggaacaacgtatgttgttatgcggtttgaccaataaagatcttcatagaatatgtaggaaccaatatgaacatccaggttctgctattggttattgactggagacgtgtctcggtcatgtctatatagttctcgaacccatagggtccgcacgcttaacgttcggtgacgatcggtattatgagtttatgtgatttgatgtaccaaaggtagtttggagtcccagatgagatcggggacatgacgaggagtctcgaaatggtcgagacgtaaatatcgatatattggacgactatattcggacataggaaaggttccaagtgattcgggtatttttcggagtaccggggagttacggaaatacggggaagaagtattgggcctcatgagccaagtggtggaagagaggaggcagggcgcgcggcacCCCTAGCctaaaccgaattggactaggtggtcggcccccctttcctccctctccttccttcttcccttcccccttcctttcctcctagtaggagtaggaaaggggagtcctactcctactaggaggaggactcctcctccttgcgcgccctaggagggccagccggcctcctccccttgctccttcatatacgggggcaggggcaccctagaacacacaagttgatcattgatcccttagccgtgtgcggtgccctcctccaccataatccacctcgatcatattgtagtggtgcttaggcaaagcccttcgtcgatagcaacatcatcactgtcatcacgctatcatgctgacggaactctcccgtgaagctctgctggatcggagttcgtgggacgtcatcgagctgaatgtgtgctgaactcggaggtgccgtgcgttcggtacttggatcggtcggatcgtgaagacgttcgactacatcaaccacgttctcatagcgcttccacttacggtctacgagggtacgtggacgatacacttccctctcgttgctatgcatcaccatgatcttgcgtgtgcgtaggaattttgttgaaattactacgttccccaacagtggcatccgagctaggttattgcgtagatgttatatgcacgagtagaacacatgtgagttgtgggcgatacaagtcatactgcttaccaacatgtcatactttggttcggcggtattgttggatgaagcggcccggaccgacattacacgtacgcttacgcgagactggttctaccgatgtgctttgcacacaggtggctggcaggtgtcagtttctccaactttagttgaaccgagtgtggctatgcctggtccttgcgaaggttaaaacagcactaacttgacgaactatcgttatggttttgatgcgtaggtaagaacggttctttctcagcccatagtagccacgtaaaacttgcaacaacaaagtagaggacgtctaacttgtttttgcacggcatgttgtgatgtgatatggtcaagacatgatgctatatttattgtatgagatgatcatgttttctaacaaagttatcggcaactggcaggagccatatggttgtcgctttattgtatgcaatacaatcggcctgtaattgctttactttatcactaagcggtagcgatagtcgtagaagcaatagttggcgagacgacaacgatgctacgatggagatcaatgtgtcgcgccggtgacgatggtgatcatgacggtgctttgtagatggagatcaaaggcacaagatgatgatggccatatcatatcacttatattgattgcatgtgatgtttatcctttatgcatcttattctgctttgtttgatggtagcattataagatgatctctcactaaatttcaaggtaaaagtgttctccctgagtatgcactgttgccaaagttcatcgtgccgagacaccacatgatgatcgggtgtgataagctcaaccttcatctacaacgggtgtaagacagttttgcacacgcagaatacttgggttaaacttgacgagcctagcatatgcagatatggcctcggaacactgagaccgaaaggtcgagcgtgaatcatatagtagatatgatcaacatagtgatgttcaccattgaaaactactctgtttcacgtgatgatcggacatggtttagttgatatggatcacgtgatcacttagatgattatagggatgtctatctaagtgggagttcttaagtaatatgattaaattgagctttatttatcatgaacttagtcttgatagtatttgcatatctatgttgtagatcaatagcttgcgacaTAGCTTCCtatttattttgatatgttcctagagaaaataaagttgaaagatgttagtagcaatgatgcggattggatccgtgatctgaggattatcctcattgctacatagaagaattatgtccttgatgcaccgctaggtgacagacctattgcggGAGCAGATGCAcatgttatgaatgtttgacaaagctcggtatgatgactacttaatagtttagtgcaccatgctttacggcttagaaccgggacttcaaaaacgttttgaatgcaatggaacatataagatgttctaagagttgaaattggtatttcatactcatgcccgtgtcgagaggtatgagacctatgacagtactttgcctacaagatggaggagaatagctcaaccagtgagcatgtgctcagattgtctgagtactacaatcgcttgaatcaagtgggagttaatcttccagataaaaaggtgattgacagagttctctagtcactatcaccaagttactggaacttcgtgatgaactataatatgcaagggatgacgaaattaattcccaagctcttcacgatgctcaaatcggcgaaggtagaaatcaagaaatagcatcaagtgttgatggttaacaagaccactagtttcaagaaaagggcaaagggaaagaaagggaacttcaaataagaatagcaagcaagttgctgctcccatgaagaagcccaaagctagacccaagcctagAACTAAGTTCTACTACTGCAAAGTAAATGGTCaatggaagtggaactgccctagatacttggtggataaaaaggatggcatagtgaacaaaggtctatttgatatacatgttattgttgtgtactttactagtgtttatagcaaacccctcagtatttgatactggttcagttgctaagagtagtaacttgaaacgggagtagcagaatgaacagaaactagttaagggtgaagtgacgatgtgtgttggaagtagttccaagattgatatgatcatcatcgcacactccctatactttcgggatgagtgttgaacctaaataagtgttatttggtgtttgcgttgagcatgaatatgatttaatcatgtttgttgcaatacgattattcatttaaattagagaataattgttgttctgtttacatgaataaaaccttctgtggtcatacacccaatgaaaatggtttgttggatctcgatcatagtgatacacatattcataatattgaagccaaaagatgcaaagttaataatgatagtgcaacttatttgtggcactgccgttcgggtcatattggtgtaaagcgcatgaagaaactccatactgatggacttctggaatcacttgattatgaatcacttggtacttgcgaaccgtgcctcatgggcaagatgactaaaacaccgttcttcggaacaatggagcgagcaacagatttgttggaaatcatacgtactgatgtgtgtggtccgatgaatattgaggctcgcgggtatctttattttctcaccttcacagatgatttgagcagatatgggtatatctacttaatgaaacataagtctgaaacatttgaaaagatcaaagaatttcggagtgaagtggaaaatcatcgtaacaagaaaataaagtttctacgatctaatcgtggaggagaatatttgagttacgagtttggtctacatttgaaacaatgtggaatagtttcacaactcacgccacccggaacaccacggcgtaatggtgtgtccgaatgtcgtaatcatactttactagatatggtgcgatctatgatgtctcttactgatttactgctatcattttggggttatgctttagagacggctacattcacATTATAAAGGGCACCGTctaatccattgagatgacactgtatgaactatggtttggcaagaaaccaaagctgtcatttcttaaagtttggggttgtgatgcttatgtgaaaaagtttcagccagataagcacaaacctaaatcggaaaagtgcgtcttcataggatacccaaaagaaactgttgggtacaccttctatcacagatccgaaagaCAATATCTTtattgctaagagtggatcctttctagagaagaagtttctctcgaaaaaagtgagtgggaggaatgtagaacttgacaaggtaattgtaccttctcccgaattggaaaatagttcattaccgaaatcagttctagtgatctctacaccaattagtgaggaagctaataatgatgatcatgaaacttcagatcaagttactatcgaacttcgtaggtcaaccagaatacgttccgcaccagagtggtatgataatactttctggaagtcatgttactagaccatgacgaacctacgaactatgaggaagcgacgatgagcctagattctgcgaattggcttgaggccatgaaatctaagatgagatccatgtatgagaacaaagtatggactttgattgacttgctcgatgatcggtgagtcattaagaataaatggatcttcaagaggaagacggacgctgatagtagtgttactatctacaaagctcgaattgtcgcaaaaatgttttcgacaagttcaaggtgttgactacgatgagattttctcactcgtattgatgcttaaaagtctgttcgaatcatgttagcagttgccgcattttatgaaatctagcaaatggatgtcaaaactgtattccttaatggatttcttaaaagaagagttgtatatgatgcaaccagaaggttttgtcgatcctaaaggtactaacaaagtgagcaagctccagcgatccatctatgtactggtgcaagcatctcgaagttggaatatatgctttgataaagtgatcaaagtatatggttttatacagacttgcggtgaagtctgtatttacaagaaagtgagtgggagcactacaacatttctgataagtatatgtgaatgacatattgttgatcgtaaataatgtagaattttcaggaaagcataaatgagtgttttgaaaagagttttttttcaaaaaaaacctcagtgaagctacttacatattgagcatcaagatctatagagatagatcaagacgcttgatatattttcaatgagtacacaCCTTGACaggattttgaagtagttcaaaatggaacagtcaaagaaggagttcttgcctgtgttgtaaggtgtgaagttgagtaaagactcaaaacctgaccacgacagaaaatagaaagagaatgaaaagtcattccctatgcctcagtcatagtttttataaagtatgctatgttgtttaccagtcctattgtataccttagcatctttctggcaagggagtacaatagtgatctaggagtagatcactggacagcggtcaaaattatccttagaggactaaggaaatatttctcagttatggaggtgataaaagagttcgtcgtaaagagttacgtcgatgcaagcttttcacaccgatctagatgactctaagtctcgatctagatacatattgaaagtgggagcaattagctagagtagctttgtgcaaagcattgtagacatagaaaattttcaaaatacatacggctctgaatgtggcagacccgttgactaaatttctcacaagcaaaacatgatcactctttgggtgttaatcacatagcgatgtgaactagattattgactctagtaaaccctttgggtattagtcacatggagatgtgcactaatcacataaagatgtgaactagattattgactctagtgcaagtgagagactgaaggaaatatgccctagaggcaataataaagttgttatttatatttccttatatcatgataaatgtttattattcatgctagaattgtattaaccggaaacttagtacatgtgtgaatacatagacaaacaaagtgtcactagtatgcctctacttgactagctcgttgaaccaatgatggttatgtttcctgaccatagacatgagttgtcatttggttaacgggatcacatcattagagaatgatgtgattgacttgacccattcgttagcttagcacgatgatcgtttagtttgttgctattgctttcttcatgacttatacatgttcctatgactatgagattatgcaactcccgaataccgaaggaacactttgtgtgctaccaaacatcacaacgtaactgggtgattataaaggtgctctacaggtgtctccgatggtatttgttgagttggcatagatcgagattaggatttgtcactccgattgtcggagaggtatctctgggccctctcggtaatgcacatcactataagcctttgctacctcttgagcactgcgttggttttccccgaagaggaagggatgatgcagcaaagtagtgtaagtatttccctcagtttttaagaaccaaggtatcaatccagtaggaggctacgcgcgagtccctcgtacctgcacaaaacaaataaatcctcgcaaccaacgcaaataggggttgtcaatccctataaggccacttacgagagtgagatctgatagatatgataagataatatttttggtatttttatgataaagatgcaaagtaaaataaagtc
Protein-coding sequences here:
- the LOC125507920 gene encoding uncharacterized protein LOC125507920; the protein is MGHGVACGWVMEAADVLMMQFVLSPRRRRAHAGRGHPRHVRPLALLIRHTPQVGARIDRGGFFCLLFSSGSPNSTFLLEAIGRGKAAVLLSFGGCDMAIAAHTQDIEEAEEEVVVVVIVVQGPEEAVATVEVAADVVGERERLWT